The stretch of DNA GAGGCGCACCCAGCGGTTGTGCTCTGCTAGGTAGACGGCGTTGAGACCGTGCAGGGTAAATCGGTCGGGTTGAGCGTCGTCGAATACCAGGCGCTGGTAGCAAAAGCCGGTGGGAATGCCGCAACTGCGGAGGAGCGCCGCCAGCAGGTGGGCCTTGGCAAAGCAGAAGCCGTGGCCCTGGTGCAGGACTTCGGAGGCGGTGCAGGTGACGTGGGACTCGCCAATGTCGTAGGTGTGGGAAATGCGATCCCTGACCCACTCGTATGCCACCCTGACCTGCTCTGGAACCGAGGCAATTCCCTGGGTTAGGGATTTCGCCAAGGGCAGAATGGTTGGGTGTTGCCAGTCAATCACCGCTGAGGGCGCGAGATAGTCGTTCAAATGGTTGGATTCTGGAATCAGGGGAAGCGTCATGGAAGTTGTGTTGAATTTAGAGCTGTAAGCAGATTGGTTGGGACATGTCAGATAAATAAATCGCTTGCTTGATCAGCCTTTCATTCATCCTTCTGCCTTTATCCTTCTGCCTTTTCCCGTAGATCGAGTTCCATCAAGTTGCTATCGCTAAAGCCTAGGCGCTGGTAGAGCGGGCGGGCCCTGGGAGCGGCGTTCAGCACCACTTTGGTGCAGCCGATGCCCTGCAAATGCTCGACGGTGAGCTGGGTCAGCCGGGTGGCAATGCTCCGATGGCGATAGTCAGGATCCACATAGACGCCCCAGAGGTAGCCGTACTGGCGGTGGGCGGAATCGATAATCCACGGATACAGCCCGGCGAAGCGCTGTCCTCCGGCAGAGCCGACAATGGCCCCTTCCACCTCCGCCACGAAAGCCCGGTAGTGCAGGTGTTGGCGGGCGTGGGCGATGAACTCGGTGCAGAGGGTGGGCCACTGGGGCAACATCGCCGCATCGTCTATGCCCAGGTCGCGCCACATGCGGTAAAAATGCTCGGCAATTACCCCGTCCTCCTGGGGGGTAGCGGCTCGAAAGTTGACGGTGGAGGGGGTCTTCATGGGGGGCATCTAGCGAGTATCGACTGGGAAAATATGGCCCCTTTCGCTGGGGGTGTCAGGTGTCAGGATGGTTGGCCGCTTTACGCCACAGCTTACTGGCAGATTTGTGACCCTGGCGCGATCGCTCCTCTGGGTGGTCTTTGACTATCGCCGTTATTCGCCTAGCATAGGCAGCAGATTGGCAACCCACAAGAGCCAATTTTGACCCAATCTACCAGTCCACTTTGGCCCTATGGTGTTCACCCTGCTGCTCGACCCCCACAGCCCGGTGCCCTGCTACCAGCAGATCTACTGCGCCCTGCGCCAAAAAATTCTCACGGGCCAACTCGCTCCCCGCCAGCGCCTGCCTTCCACCCGCGCCCTGGCCCAGAGCCTGGGGGTGTCTCGGGCCACCGTGACCCAGAGCTATGACCAGTTGATCAGCGAG from Leptolyngbya sp. KIOST-1 encodes:
- a CDS encoding transglutaminase-like domain-containing protein; amino-acid sequence: MTLPLIPESNHLNDYLAPSAVIDWQHPTILPLAKSLTQGIASVPEQVRVAYEWVRDRISHTYDIGESHVTCTASEVLHQGHGFCFAKAHLLAALLRSCGIPTGFCYQRLVFDDAQPDRFTLHGLNAVYLAEHNRWVRLDARGNKPGVQAEFCTNREQLAFPIRPHCGEVDYPTLYPQPHPKIITALQTHPTAPSLIAHLPATL
- a CDS encoding GNAT family N-acetyltransferase → MKTPSTVNFRAATPQEDGVIAEHFYRMWRDLGIDDAAMLPQWPTLCTEFIAHARQHLHYRAFVAEVEGAIVGSAGGQRFAGLYPWIIDSAHRQYGYLWGVYVDPDYRHRSIATRLTQLTVEHLQGIGCTKVVLNAAPRARPLYQRLGFSDSNLMELDLREKAEG